Genomic segment of Paenibacillus polymyxa:
ATTTCCGGCTCTGGATTTTCCGCTGATTTGACTGGATGAATGAGCGCTCTCGGATGCCCATAACGGATGGACACTACATTAGCGCTCGTAGGCACCGGTCCAGATGGCAGCACGGTTTTACCACATAGGCTGTTAATCAAGCTCGATTTACCCGCTGAAAAATGTCCACAAAAGGCAATGGTCAGCTCCTGCACATATGCTTTTTCCAGCAGATCACCTGTCGCCTTCGCTCCCGCTTCGTCCCCGGCTTTACGCAATGTATTCTGTATCTGTTCTATCGTATCCAACCACTTTCCCGCATCTCCTGTAATCGTTTGCATCATAAGCTACGGTTCCACTCCTTATCACTTGTCTGCACCAAATAGCTATATTGTAGCATTCCTAAGCCGTTGTGAGAATCATCACATCAAAAAAACTAAACAGCGCTCCCCGCCAGTACCTGGCTTTAGGGAACGCTGTTTTTGTACATGATAATAATAAGTTCATTTTATTCTGTCCAAAACGGATCATTAGGAATAAGTATTTTGGCAACCGAATGCATTTCATCAAAGCCCCTTTAAAGGACAACGACGAAGCAAGATATGTATACAACGGGTGAGCCTACTCATCACGTACATTCACCTTTTGGAACATGGGGGAACCCGATACCATAATTCAGGGTGCAAAATATATGCACACTTCATTGGAATAGGCTCTAGCCATATCAGGATGGTCTGCAAGGTTCATGTATAATGCGCCTTCGGGCTGGTTAAACCAGCCGAGCCGCCTACACCGGAACATGCAACGCATGTCGTCCGCTAATTGAACTTAATTGGCTGCAGTCTCAAGCACTGGCAGCAAAATTTCAAATACTTGACCATGCTGTAAAATCGTAATCCCACGGGATTTGTCCTTCATTACGACCACTTCTGGCTTTTGTGACATACGCTCCAGATAATGCTCAGGTACATCACCGGAATGACTAACCGTGATTCCCTCAAGCTCACGCTCTTCGTTTTCAGCAAATTCTGTTGTTACAATTTGCTCAAAAATATCAGAGAACGCTTCAAAATTGTCTGTATATACCGAAATGCACTTCATACTCTTCATCCTTTTCTACACATAAATGGTTAAACCCTTTGTTACCTCTGTGGGTCTTTAAGCTCTACGTTCCTTATCTTTTCTGATAAGAGACGTTTTCATACGTTTCTTGCCTTCCCTGCACACATCAAGCAACGGACATACCTGACATTGAGGATTTTGAGCTTTGCAATGGTAGCGTCCGAAAAAAATAAGCCTGTGGTGGGTCAAAGACCATTCATCCCTTGGTACCCTCTTCATCAGCTTTTTTTCCACCTCAAGCACTGAATCATCCCACCCTGCAAAACCGAGCCGTTTGGAAATACGCTCTACATGCGTATCTACCGCAATAGCTGGTACATTAAAAGCAGTAGATACTACGACGTTAGCCGTCTTGCGGCCGACACCGGGTAGCTTAACCAGTTGATCGTGCTCTGAAGGTATCTCTCCCCCGTACTGGTCTATTAAAATACGACAGAGGTTATGAATATGCTTGGCCTTGTTTCGGTACAAGCCGATTCTGCGAATATCCTGCTCCAGTTCCTCAAGAGGAACAGCCAAATAATCCTCAGGTGACTTGTATTTTTGAAACAGGTCTGCCGTTACTTTATTGACCATCTGATCGGAGCATTGAGCAGACAATAACACGGCGATCGTTAATTCAAAAGCATTGTCATGGTTCAACTCACAATGGGCATCCGGAAACATCGTACCGATGGTGTCCAATATATGACGTGCGGTTGCTGCATTCACGGAAATCCTACCTCCTACCAAAAAAAACGTCTTGATACGGGATAGCCCGCATCAAGACGGTCACTCTAAATAATCATCCGGAAAGAAACGAATACTATTTGTGCATGACTGCCTGCATAGGCGAGAAATACACTCCTATATTATCATTATCTGTCACAGATTGCACGTGAAAAGTGTGTAAATCCCCAAGAAATTTTCATACGGTATGATCGGTTAGCGGCTCATGGGATGATCCAAATCTACATGTCCCATTAAGGACTCCAGAGATTGCCCATCTACGAGCAAATCCAGCGTTTTGACTTCCTTGAATTGGAACATCGTTTTCTTCAAGGCATCAATAGCCAATTCCTCGCCGCCAGCTCCCAATCGAGCCTCGTCCGGCAGGGAAATATCAAAAGTCAATGCACCGTTATCCAATTTGATCTTATGCACGGAAATTTTCTCGGACCACAACGGGATTAGAGCAGAATCCCCACTCTTTTGCAGAGCTTCAAACGCTTTTTGCAATTTTTCCAGCTCGCTTGGATAGGTAATTTCCTTTTTCTGTTCTTTCAAGCCGTTCTCTTGTGTATCCGTATAGTACACCGTAATCTGCTGTGTTTGTCGATCTCCTGAATTTTCCGTGTCCGTCTTGGTCTTTGTAGGCTCTGTTGACGGAGATGCAGGTGTTTGACTCGCCCCGTTATTCTCAGCAGACTGAGCCGATGGATCAGGGGTCGTCTGTTCAGGTGTACTATTTTGTGCATTAGAAGTTTGTGTTTCCTGAGATGGAGTCGCAGGAGCCGATGTTTGCTTAGAGGCACACCCTGCACCTGCAATGGCGAACAATGCCAGCAGGCCTGCAATTACGATTTTCTTGTTCATATGTCCCCCTCCTTGCTTGACGTTGACAAGCGATTTGTTGAAGATTTATTTTACGTCGAGATACTCTGTGATTCCATCTGCAATCCCTTGAGCTACCCGATTTTGGAAATCTTCATCAAACAGTGTGGCTTCCTCTTTTGCATTACTCAGATATCCTACTTCAAGCAATACGGCTGGCATAGTCGTTTCCCGAATTACATGGAAATTGCCATAACGAATGCCTCGGTCTGTCAGACCCGTCGCAGGAGCAAAGTACTTATGCATAACGTTAGCGAACGCTTTGCTTGCACTACGCTGGTAATACGTCTCTGTACCGTTGGAAGCCGAGCTACCGCTGCTATTAGCATGAATGGACACGAACACGTTAGCATTAAGGTTTTCAGCTACTTTTACGCGCTGTTTAAGCTCCAAGAATGTATCATCACTGCGTGTCAGCACAACCTCAAGATTGGGGTTCTGCTTTAATATGCTTTCTACTTTCAGAGCCATAGCCAGGTTGAAGGTCTTTTCATAATTTTTTCTCGAAACACCAACTGCACCTGAATCTTTTGCTCCATGACCAGCATCAATAACAACGACCTTTTTACCATTGCTGTTAGTTGGTGATGTCTGCGTGTCATCCGGCTGTGAGCCATCTGGTAACGTTGCGTCTGGCGTGGTATTCACTGAATCCTTGGAAGCCAAATCGACGATAACACGATTCGATCCATCATTATATGCGGTATAATTCATGGCATGTTTTAAATCAATAACAACGCGCACCGTTGAAGGTTCCTTTTGAAACAAAGCATACCGGATACCGGACACATCCGCTTCATTCTCAATGTCCAACGAACCATTTAAGTTGCTATCCAGCTTTTGCTGGTCTCCAAAATTGTCAGCAAACGCAGTCGCCGGCAAGTCCAACACTACCCGATCAGGGCCTGTCATCGTAAACGCTTTCGGCTTGACGGCACTGGCTGTTGTGATGGTTAAACGGTTTTGGCTGAAACTGACTCCCTGCACCTGTGTAACACCTGAGTTCGCATTATTCGTTGGCGCAGTAACACTTCCAGTACCTGTACTGTTATTTCCAGACTTGGGAGGTGTAAATTCCCCGTTTCCAGACCCGCTACTGCGGGTATATAATTTTACGGACTTGGAGCTGCTGTCCCATTTTACGTCCAGTCCCATTTGCTCGCCGATAAAACGAAGCGGTACAAGGGCATAATTGGAACGCAGCAGAGGCGAAGCATCCAGACTAAGGTCGCTTCCATTGACAGTCGCCGTCTTACTTCCGATTATCATTCGGATCGAGGTACTGTCTTTCTCAATCGTTATGGTTCGCGCCTGCTGCTTCCATGTCACGTCATATCCCAAATTTTCAGAAATTACGCGTAGCGGGACCATTGTACTTCCGCCAATTACTTGTGCCTTAGCACCACTAGGGACACTTAACTGTTGATCGTCGAGATAGATTTGTGTTCCACTCGAAGCCGCATGTCCATAACCCGGAACCGCCCACATGAAGACAAATAATAACAATAAAAAACCAAATTTCTTCATTCGTCACCCTTCCATTCATAATTTTTTTGCCACATGCTCCGGTGCGGCGACCTGATATACGCGCTTATGTAATATCAGACAACCTTTTAGACGTTATCTCACACCAAAAGTTGCGAATATATTCCATCATAACAGAAATATACGTGCCAAAGAACTATTTTTGTCGAATTTTGACTAAAAATATAGATCATTCGTTTTCCGTCAAAAGTCACAGCTAAAAAAACTAAAAAAGCTACTTTTCACCCCCATGAATTTTCATTAAAAGGTGGAAAGTAGCTTTTATTGCTAACATCCTTAGTTAAGTGATTCAGTTGCTCCTGTGCCCGTTCCAAGATACTCCTTCAACCCATCGACAATACCTTCGGCAATCTTCTCCTGTGTTTCTTCTGAAAACATGGCTGCTTCATTGGACAGATTACTAAGGTAGCCACATTCCAGCAATACAGCAGGCATTTGTGATTTTCTCGTCACTGCATGGTTTGCCACCCTGATGCCATTATCCTTAAATCCGGTAGCCGCTACAAGATATTTATGCATCGTCTTTGCCAGTGCCAAACTGTCCTGACGTGCATAATAGGTTTCAGAGCCATTGGTTTTTCCTTTATCTGAAGCTTGCATACTATTACCATGAATAGATACAAACACGCTTGCCTGCTGACTATTAGCGAGTTGTGGTCGTTCATCCAACGTGGGATACGTATCTCCATTGCGAGTCAATACGATTTGAATGTCAGGATCATTTTGCAGAAGCTGCTCGACTTTTAACGCTACCGCCAATGTAAATTCCTTTTCATGTCGCCCAGTCACACTACCTGCTCCAGGGTCTTTGCCACCATGTCCGGGATCAATGACGACGATTCGCCGTCCTTCGACATTCGTTGGTGTTACCGCTACTGGATTCACACTATGCTCACGCAATTGAAGGGTGATATCGCCTAGGCCATTGGTTGATAGATCGTAATCACGTGCTTGATTTAAAGCAATGACAATGCGTACGCCCCCATTCGGTCCATCTGTCGGAGCAAATCTAATTTCCTGCACATCCTCACTGTTACTATTCGTCAGCGCCCGCGTACCATCCTTACGAATCGGGAAGGGCTGAAGAAAATCAGTCGCCAGTGAAGCTTCCGGTAAATCTACAACAATAAGGTCAGCCTCCGTCATTTGGGATACTTTAGGGGTAACATCTTTGTTCAAAGAAATCTTTAACGTTTCACCCTCAAAAGTAATATTTTGTACAAGCAACGCATTCGCTGCGGTCTGTTCTGTATTCTGCTGCTTGGATGGTGAAGATGTAGCTTCAGTATGCTTGTCTGCTTCAACTGGGGTTATTGTCGTCGCTGTTGCTGAAGACGTTTTATTGGTGCTAGTTGTACTCTGTGTTGACGTTTGCGACGATGGTTGGGATTGAGACTGTTTATTCGCTTGTTGAGTTGCAGCCTTTTGACTGAGATTTACGGATTTACTTTTATTATTCCAATCTACTTTCAGCCCCATTTGCTCCCCAACAAAACGCAATGGAACCATGGTCGAATTGCCCCGAAGTACAGGAGGCGCATCCAGACTTACTGTTTTTCCATTCACATCAGCCGATGTACGGCCTACATACATAGACATATCGGTACTGTTTTTTTGGATTGAGATTTTATAGGCTTG
This window contains:
- the nth gene encoding endonuclease III — translated: MNAATARHILDTIGTMFPDAHCELNHDNAFELTIAVLLSAQCSDQMVNKVTADLFQKYKSPEDYLAVPLEELEQDIRRIGLYRNKAKHIHNLCRILIDQYGGEIPSEHDQLVKLPGVGRKTANVVVSTAFNVPAIAVDTHVERISKRLGFAGWDDSVLEVEKKLMKRVPRDEWSLTHHRLIFFGRYHCKAQNPQCQVCPLLDVCREGKKRMKTSLIRKDKERRA
- a CDS encoding GerMN domain-containing protein, producing MNKKIVIAGLLALFAIAGAGCASKQTSAPATPSQETQTSNAQNSTPEQTTPDPSAQSAENNGASQTPASPSTEPTKTKTDTENSGDRQTQQITVYYTDTQENGLKEQKKEITYPSELEKLQKAFEALQKSGDSALIPLWSEKISVHKIKLDNGALTFDISLPDEARLGAGGEELAIDALKKTMFQFKEVKTLDLLVDGQSLESLMGHVDLDHPMSR
- a CDS encoding N-acetylmuramoyl-L-alanine amidase family protein — translated: MKKFGFLLLLFVFMWAVPGYGHAASSGTQIYLDDQQLSVPSGAKAQVIGGSTMVPLRVISENLGYDVTWKQQARTITIEKDSTSIRMIIGSKTATVNGSDLSLDASPLLRSNYALVPLRFIGEQMGLDVKWDSSSKSVKLYTRSSGSGNGEFTPPKSGNNSTGTGSVTAPTNNANSGVTQVQGVSFSQNRLTITTASAVKPKAFTMTGPDRVVLDLPATAFADNFGDQQKLDSNLNGSLDIENEADVSGIRYALFQKEPSTVRVVIDLKHAMNYTAYNDGSNRVIVDLASKDSVNTTPDATLPDGSQPDDTQTSPTNSNGKKVVVIDAGHGAKDSGAVGVSRKNYEKTFNLAMALKVESILKQNPNLEVVLTRSDDTFLELKQRVKVAENLNANVFVSIHANSSGSSASNGTETYYQRSASKAFANVMHKYFAPATGLTDRGIRYGNFHVIRETTMPAVLLEVGYLSNAKEEATLFDEDFQNRVAQGIADGITEYLDVK
- a CDS encoding N-acetylmuramoyl-L-alanine amidase, whose protein sequence is MKKYGWVILAAILIWLWPSSPHVNAAGADLFLDGKRVEAPADAKPEMVNGKIMVPLRVVGEQLGYQFKWEPQAYKISIQKNSTDMSMYVGRTSADVNGKTVSLDAPPVLRGNSTMVPLRFVGEQMGLKVDWNNKSKSVNLSQKAATQQANKQSQSQPSSQTSTQSTTSTNKTSSATATTITPVEADKHTEATSSPSKQQNTEQTAANALLVQNITFEGETLKISLNKDVTPKVSQMTEADLIVVDLPEASLATDFLQPFPIRKDGTRALTNSNSEDVQEIRFAPTDGPNGGVRIVIALNQARDYDLSTNGLGDITLQLREHSVNPVAVTPTNVEGRRIVVIDPGHGGKDPGAGSVTGRHEKEFTLAVALKVEQLLQNDPDIQIVLTRNGDTYPTLDERPQLANSQQASVFVSIHGNSMQASDKGKTNGSETYYARQDSLALAKTMHKYLVAATGFKDNGIRVANHAVTRKSQMPAVLLECGYLSNLSNEAAMFSEETQEKIAEGIVDGLKEYLGTGTGATESLN